One Acidobacteriaceae bacterium genomic region harbors:
- a CDS encoding tryptophan 2,3-dioxygenase family protein — protein sequence MPITNQRTVEASIVSDFSNRLSYSGYLSLEGLLAQQHPLSQPEHHDELLFIIQHQVSELWMKLLIHELTSAIDNLRHDRLPPTLKILSRVKLVQMQLFEQWAVLETLTPSEYMEFRGVLGNASGFQSFQYRKLELLLGNKNAATIKVFEHDPEIHRELERTLHSPSLYDEFLRYLARHGYAVPAEAIERDWSRPYTRNDAIVRIFREIYADSRRHWEAYEMCEKLVDVEEYFQLWRFRHLKTVERIIGFRPGTGGSSGASFLRQALDLTFFPELLTSRTEGPKE from the coding sequence ATGCCTATTACAAATCAGCGTACCGTCGAAGCATCGATTGTCAGTGACTTCTCGAATCGTCTGAGCTACTCGGGCTATCTGTCGCTCGAGGGTCTGCTGGCGCAGCAGCACCCCCTCTCGCAGCCGGAGCATCACGACGAGCTGCTGTTCATCATTCAGCACCAGGTTTCGGAGCTATGGATGAAGCTGCTCATTCATGAGCTCACGTCAGCGATCGACAATCTGCGTCACGACCGCCTCCCGCCCACGCTGAAGATTCTCTCGCGCGTGAAACTCGTCCAGATGCAGCTCTTCGAGCAATGGGCGGTGCTGGAGACGCTCACGCCCTCGGAATACATGGAGTTTCGTGGCGTGCTCGGCAATGCATCCGGCTTTCAGTCGTTTCAATATCGCAAGCTGGAGCTTCTGCTCGGCAACAAGAACGCGGCGACAATCAAGGTCTTCGAACATGATCCGGAGATTCATCGAGAACTCGAACGCACGCTGCATTCGCCGAGCCTTTACGACGAATTCCTGCGCTATCTCGCACGGCATGGCTATGCGGTTCCTGCCGAGGCGATAGAGCGCGACTGGTCGCGGCCGTACACGCGCAACGACGCGATCGTGCGAATCTTCCGCGAGATCTACGCCGATAGCCGCCGCCACTGGGAGGCTTATGAGATGTGCGAGAAGCTTGTGGATGTCGAAGAATATTTTCAGCTCTGGCGCTTCCGCCACCTGAAGACAGTCGAGCGCATTATTGGATTTCGTCCGGGAACGGGCGGATCATCCGGTGCCAGCTTCCTGCGACAAGCGCTCGACCTCACGTTCTTTCCGGAGTTGCTGACATCACGCACTGAAGGGCCTAAAGAATGA
- a CDS encoding acyl-CoA dehydrogenase, whose translation MQPLTQLSPDEQLFRSTVRDFARTEIAPLVRTMDEQAHFDAGLLRKLHELGFMGIQIPEQYGGAAGTLFEAVLAVEEISAVDPAVGVLVDVQNTLVINALLLWGTDAQKKQYLPALATRATGSYALSEAASGSDAFALQCRATRDDATGDYILNGAKLWITNALESSIYLVFATIDPALGYKGITCFIVEKGAQGFTIGREEDKLGIRASSTCELRFDNCRVPAANVLGEPGKGYKIAIETLNEGRIGIGAQMLGLAAGAWRHAARYAKERKQFGKALADFQAMQFQLARMATEIEAARLLVYNAARLKDAGAPYLKEAAMAKLYASEVAERTASLAVEVFGGAGFVKDYPVEKFYRDAKIGKIYEGTSFMQLATIAKIVLADA comes from the coding sequence ATGCAACCACTTACGCAGCTTTCTCCTGACGAACAGCTCTTTCGCTCCACTGTCCGCGACTTTGCCCGAACCGAGATCGCACCCCTCGTCCGTACGATGGATGAGCAGGCGCACTTTGACGCCGGCCTTCTGCGCAAGCTGCACGAGCTCGGTTTCATGGGCATTCAGATTCCGGAGCAGTACGGCGGCGCGGCGGGCACGCTGTTTGAGGCGGTTCTGGCTGTTGAGGAAATCTCGGCCGTCGATCCTGCCGTCGGAGTGCTGGTCGATGTGCAAAACACGCTGGTGATTAACGCGCTGCTGCTCTGGGGGACCGACGCGCAGAAGAAACAATATCTTCCGGCATTGGCCACCAGGGCCACCGGGTCGTACGCACTGTCTGAAGCAGCGTCCGGCTCCGATGCCTTTGCGCTGCAGTGCCGGGCTACGCGTGATGACGCGACGGGCGACTACATACTCAACGGAGCGAAGCTGTGGATCACGAATGCGCTCGAGTCGTCGATCTATCTTGTGTTTGCAACGATCGATCCGGCGCTCGGCTACAAGGGGATCACCTGCTTCATCGTCGAGAAGGGCGCGCAGGGATTCACGATCGGTCGGGAAGAAGACAAGCTCGGAATCCGCGCCAGCTCTACGTGTGAGCTGCGCTTTGACAACTGCCGTGTACCTGCGGCGAACGTGCTCGGTGAGCCGGGCAAGGGTTACAAGATTGCAATTGAGACGCTGAACGAAGGCCGCATCGGCATCGGAGCGCAGATGCTGGGGCTTGCGGCTGGCGCTTGGCGTCATGCGGCGCGATATGCCAAGGAGCGCAAGCAGTTCGGCAAAGCGCTCGCCGATTTTCAGGCAATGCAGTTCCAGCTCGCGCGCATGGCAACCGAGATTGAGGCGGCACGACTGCTGGTCTACAACGCCGCACGGTTGAAGGATGCGGGCGCGCCTTATCTCAAAGAGGCTGCGATGGCGAAGCTGTACGCCTCCGAGGTGGCGGAACGTACGGCATCGCTTGCCGTCGAGGTCTTCGGCGGTGCGGGATTCGTGAAGGACTATCCCGTCGAGAAGTTCTACCGCGACGCGAAGATCGGCAAGATCTACGAGGGCACAAGCTTCATGCAACTCGCCACGATTGCGAAGATCGTTCTCGCCGACGCTTAA
- a CDS encoding ComF family protein, whose translation MPRVRSVFSVIVEDVRLENGGPPGREAGEAGSWRAVTRVLRSCKAAVGGAVVDVTNAVWPGDCRLCGGPMLSISRAGVCESCVASVKPQDELSNVLCSRCGDALGMESARFAAAMGTSECTMCRLAPPEFARAVAYAEYDAEVREMLHLLKFNGVREVAGHLLGDYLAQAILKLEGETARELLVIPVPLFAARECSRGFNQSKLLAESAMKRLRKLRRGWKFQLDTKSFARVKDTHALFTLQPHERRKSLRGAFRVIDATPIRGREVLLIDDIMTTGATARECARVLRRAGAAKVWVATVAKAQPESVKVLTADRFGEEMVARWDAVPVQTTEAQASF comes from the coding sequence GTGCCGCGGGTGAGGTCCGTCTTCAGCGTAATCGTCGAGGATGTCCGGCTCGAAAACGGAGGGCCGCCTGGCCGCGAGGCAGGTGAGGCCGGTAGCTGGCGCGCTGTAACGCGCGTGCTCCGAAGTTGCAAGGCGGCGGTTGGTGGGGCTGTCGTCGACGTGACGAATGCTGTCTGGCCGGGCGATTGCCGTCTGTGCGGCGGGCCAATGCTCTCAATCAGCCGGGCAGGCGTTTGTGAGAGTTGTGTTGCGAGCGTAAAGCCGCAAGACGAGCTGTCCAACGTGCTCTGCAGCCGGTGTGGCGATGCGCTGGGAATGGAGTCCGCGCGGTTCGCTGCCGCGATGGGAACATCTGAGTGCACGATGTGCAGGCTGGCTCCGCCGGAGTTCGCGCGCGCTGTCGCCTATGCGGAGTACGACGCTGAAGTCCGCGAGATGCTGCACCTGCTCAAGTTCAACGGCGTGCGCGAAGTTGCCGGACATCTCCTCGGTGACTATCTCGCCCAAGCCATCCTCAAACTCGAAGGTGAGACGGCGCGCGAGCTGCTCGTGATTCCCGTCCCGCTCTTCGCGGCGCGCGAATGTAGCCGCGGCTTCAATCAGTCGAAGCTGCTCGCTGAGTCCGCCATGAAGCGCCTGCGCAAGCTGCGCCGCGGATGGAAGTTTCAGCTCGACACCAAATCATTCGCTCGCGTGAAGGACACGCATGCATTGTTTACTCTGCAGCCCCACGAGAGGCGTAAGAGTCTGCGCGGAGCTTTTCGCGTAATCGATGCGACACCAATACGCGGGCGCGAGGTGCTGCTGATTGACGACATCATGACCACCGGAGCAACGGCGCGAGAATGTGCGCGTGTTCTGCGCCGCGCCGGCGCGGCGAAGGTCTGGGTCGCGACGGTCGCGAAGGCGCAGCCGGAGAGTGTCAAAGTTCTCACTGCCGATCGTTTCGGCGAGGAGATGGTCGCGCGTTGGGATGCGGTGCCTGTGCAGACAACGGAGGCGCAGGCGAGTTTTTAG
- a CDS encoding HNH endonuclease yields MQTGKMRGKRNRHHTTQPVPGTARAEALEIRSGVFRQPAMQTPVLVLNASYEPINICGARRALVLVLKGVARTEEEQGSMLHSHRMNIQMPSVIRLLEYRRIPHQTRALSRKNILLRDRNTCQYCQNVLTSAELTLDHVVPRSRGGLSTWENLVACCRECNRRKGSHMLHELLDMKLLREPRPFTLHTSRHIMRMIGSADAAWRKYLYFENETAA; encoded by the coding sequence ATGCAGACGGGCAAGATGAGAGGGAAGCGCAATCGACACCACACCACGCAGCCGGTGCCCGGCACCGCGCGCGCGGAGGCGCTGGAGATTCGCTCGGGCGTGTTCAGACAACCGGCCATGCAGACGCCAGTGCTCGTGCTCAACGCAAGCTACGAGCCGATCAACATCTGTGGCGCCCGGCGTGCGCTGGTTCTGGTGCTCAAGGGCGTCGCGCGCACCGAGGAAGAGCAGGGAAGCATGCTGCATTCGCACCGCATGAATATCCAGATGCCGAGCGTGATTCGCCTGCTGGAGTACCGCCGCATTCCGCACCAGACGCGCGCTCTCAGCCGCAAGAACATCCTGCTGCGCGATCGCAACACCTGCCAGTATTGCCAGAACGTGCTCACGTCCGCCGAGCTGACTCTGGATCATGTGGTTCCGCGTTCGCGCGGCGGCCTCTCCACCTGGGAAAATCTTGTGGCCTGCTGCCGGGAGTGCAACCGCCGCAAAGGCAGCCATATGCTGCATGAGCTCCTGGATATGAAGCTACTGCGCGAGCCTCGCCCATTCACGCTGCACACCAGCCGCCACATCATGCGCATGATAGGCAGCGCGGATGCCGCGTGGAGAAAGTATCTCTACTTCGAAAACGAAACCGCAGCCTGA
- a CDS encoding glycosyltransferase family 87 protein: protein MGVPSPSESSPRPHSTRLLTFVLGSLFLANGGQWAICRVAGLGNPGGIKQYFLQFVHVRQWTDSWLPMLKSLDYFAAHPTEPIYYAHLYDTLIYPLASLLPLVALRNLGLSEPAILKILALTSWLAVLGVGAVSLWMGQRLLRRRGVSIDWKSIVAVMLACIGCYPLIKGYALGNAQTFLSLLFAALLLLWTEGRERSAGVVAALLAFVKPQYGLLWIWMIVRRRWNAAVAFLVCAVVLIAFSTLVFGWHNNLDYIHVLSSLSRKAQSHYGNQSMFGTLNRVIGNGENISYTPHLYTPYIAWVYHVTLITGLVLIGGALVFPWGKLRGSTADLAATGLASVVSSPMAWEHHYGIVFAIAAWVWFAYGCWQQRPPWLLALASFLTLNALTATNFLAPHRGWNVLQSYLYFGALLMLFVLMRLARNVTNGVTEPAP, encoded by the coding sequence ATGGGTGTTCCTTCGCCGAGCGAGTCTTCGCCGCGCCCGCACAGCACGCGGCTGCTCACGTTTGTGCTTGGCAGCCTGTTTCTCGCGAATGGAGGTCAGTGGGCGATCTGCCGGGTTGCAGGGCTGGGCAATCCAGGTGGAATCAAGCAGTACTTTTTGCAGTTTGTGCACGTGCGGCAGTGGACCGATTCGTGGCTGCCGATGCTGAAGTCGCTCGATTATTTCGCGGCGCATCCAACGGAACCAATCTATTACGCGCATCTTTATGACACGCTCATCTACCCGCTGGCGAGCCTGCTGCCGCTCGTTGCGCTGCGCAATCTCGGCCTGAGCGAGCCCGCGATTCTCAAGATTCTGGCGTTGACGTCGTGGCTCGCGGTGCTCGGTGTGGGCGCGGTCTCGTTGTGGATGGGGCAGCGGCTCCTGCGAAGGCGCGGCGTTTCGATTGATTGGAAGTCGATCGTCGCGGTGATGCTGGCGTGCATCGGCTGCTATCCGCTCATCAAGGGATATGCGCTGGGCAACGCGCAGACGTTTCTGTCGTTATTGTTCGCAGCGTTGCTGCTGCTGTGGACGGAAGGACGCGAGCGATCGGCGGGTGTGGTTGCGGCGCTGCTTGCGTTCGTGAAACCGCAGTATGGGCTGCTGTGGATCTGGATGATTGTGCGCCGACGGTGGAATGCCGCGGTCGCGTTTCTTGTGTGCGCTGTCGTGCTGATCGCATTCTCGACGCTCGTCTTCGGCTGGCACAACAACCTCGATTACATTCATGTGCTCTCGAGCTTGAGCAGGAAGGCGCAATCGCACTACGGCAACCAGTCAATGTTTGGCACGCTGAATCGAGTGATCGGCAATGGCGAAAACATCAGCTACACGCCGCATCTGTACACGCCTTATATCGCGTGGGTTTATCACGTCACGCTGATCACCGGGCTCGTGCTTATTGGCGGTGCGCTGGTGTTCCCATGGGGTAAGCTGCGGGGATCGACGGCTGATCTAGCAGCAACCGGCTTGGCTTCTGTGGTTTCGTCGCCGATGGCGTGGGAGCACCACTACGGCATCGTTTTCGCGATTGCCGCGTGGGTGTGGTTTGCGTATGGATGCTGGCAGCAGCGGCCACCATGGCTGCTGGCGCTGGCGAGTTTTCTCACGCTGAACGCGCTGACTGCAACGAACTTTCTGGCGCCACATCGCGGCTGGAATGTGCTGCAGTCCTACCTGTACTTCGGTGCGCTGCTGATGCTGTTTGTGCTGATGCGGCTGGCGCGGAATGTCACGAACGGCGTAACCGAGCCGGCGCCATAA